Proteins from a genomic interval of Zingiber officinale cultivar Zhangliang chromosome 2A, Zo_v1.1, whole genome shotgun sequence:
- the LOC122040104 gene encoding adenylate isopentenyltransferase 5, chloroplastic-like isoform X1, giving the protein MHSIVMPSPVSQLVAMGSFKAKNKVVLVMGATGTGKSRLAIDLAIYFGGEIVNSDKMQVYDALDVVTNKVTPEEAAGVPHHLLGCLAPDADFTAAEFRRTATRAVASVARRGRLPIVAGGSNSYIEELVDGGGGEFRRRNACCLLWVDVQMSVLHRFVADRVDRMVERGMVEEVRRLWDPQIAAADYTRGVRRAIGVPELDRYLRAEAAGADQAEKARLLEAAVDEIKANNCKLTCCQLEKIRRLASLSGWNLVRVDATEVFRKKGAEADSAWAAQVVSPSIQIVSKFLEAEADAAWSSQVVSPRIEIVSKFLEVDAEAVQDESASDLAAPEEVAAYMGETAVAAMINGRVDLVKVPSSVVQVVGAI; this is encoded by the coding sequence ATGCACAGTATCGTTATGCCTAGTCCGGTCAGCCAATTGGTGGCCATGGGATCGTTCAAGGCCAAGAACAAGGTGGTGCTGGTAATGGGCGCCACCGGCACTGGCAAGTCCCGCCTCGCCATCGACCTCGCCATCTATTTCGGCGGCGAGATCGTGAACTCCGACAAAATGCAAGTCTACGATGCCCTGGACGTGGTCACCAACAAGGTCACGCCTGAGGAAGCGGCCGGGGTCCCTCACCACCTCCTCGGCTGCTTGGCGCCCGATGCGGACTTCACAGCGGCGGAATTCCGCCGCACGGCGACGCGGGCGGTGGCGTCGGTGGCCCGGCGCGGCCGGCTGCCGATTGTGGCGGGCGGGTCGAACTCGTACATCGAGGAGTTGGTGGACGGGGGCGGGGGGGAGTTCCGGCGGCGGAACGCTTGCTGCCTCCTGTGGGTGGACGTGCAGATGTCGGTGCTGCACCGGTTCGTGGCGGACCGGGTGGACCGGATGGTGGAACGGGGGATGGTGGAGGAGGTTCGGCGGCTGTGGGACCCCCAGATAGCGGCCGCGGACTACACGCGCGGGGTGCGGCGCGCCATCGGGGTGCCCGAGCTGGACAGGTACCTCCGGGCCGAGGCGGCGGGTGCGGACCAGGCGGAGAAGGCGCGGCTTCTGGAGGCGGCCGTCGACGAGATCAAGGCCAACAACTGCAAGCTGACGTGCTGCCAGCTGGAGAAGATCCGCCGCCTCGCCTCCCTGTCGGGCTGGAACCTAGTCAGGGTGGACGCCACCGAGGTGTTTCGGAAGAAGGGGGCGGAGGCCGATTCCGCGTGGGCGGCGCAGGTGGTGAGTCCCAGCATCCAGATCGTCTCGAAATTCTTGGAGGCGGAGGCCGACGCCGCGTGGTCGTCGCAGGTGGTGAGTCCCAGGATCGAGATCGTCTCAAAATTCTTGGAGGTGGATGCGGAGGCGGTACAAGACGAGTCCGCTTCGGATCTGGCCGCGCCGGAGGAGGTTGCCGCCTATATGGGTGAGACGGCGGTGGCGGCGATGATCAACGGTCGCGTTGACTTGGTCAAGGTGCCTTCGTCCGTAGTGCAGGTAGTGGGGGCCATATAA
- the LOC122040104 gene encoding adenylate isopentenyltransferase 5, chloroplastic-like isoform X2 — MPSPVSQLVAMGSFKAKNKVVLVMGATGTGKSRLAIDLAIYFGGEIVNSDKMQVYDALDVVTNKVTPEEAAGVPHHLLGCLAPDADFTAAEFRRTATRAVASVARRGRLPIVAGGSNSYIEELVDGGGGEFRRRNACCLLWVDVQMSVLHRFVADRVDRMVERGMVEEVRRLWDPQIAAADYTRGVRRAIGVPELDRYLRAEAAGADQAEKARLLEAAVDEIKANNCKLTCCQLEKIRRLASLSGWNLVRVDATEVFRKKGAEADSAWAAQVVSPSIQIVSKFLEAEADAAWSSQVVSPRIEIVSKFLEVDAEAVQDESASDLAAPEEVAAYMGETAVAAMINGRVDLVKVPSSVVQVVGAI, encoded by the coding sequence ATGCCTAGTCCGGTCAGCCAATTGGTGGCCATGGGATCGTTCAAGGCCAAGAACAAGGTGGTGCTGGTAATGGGCGCCACCGGCACTGGCAAGTCCCGCCTCGCCATCGACCTCGCCATCTATTTCGGCGGCGAGATCGTGAACTCCGACAAAATGCAAGTCTACGATGCCCTGGACGTGGTCACCAACAAGGTCACGCCTGAGGAAGCGGCCGGGGTCCCTCACCACCTCCTCGGCTGCTTGGCGCCCGATGCGGACTTCACAGCGGCGGAATTCCGCCGCACGGCGACGCGGGCGGTGGCGTCGGTGGCCCGGCGCGGCCGGCTGCCGATTGTGGCGGGCGGGTCGAACTCGTACATCGAGGAGTTGGTGGACGGGGGCGGGGGGGAGTTCCGGCGGCGGAACGCTTGCTGCCTCCTGTGGGTGGACGTGCAGATGTCGGTGCTGCACCGGTTCGTGGCGGACCGGGTGGACCGGATGGTGGAACGGGGGATGGTGGAGGAGGTTCGGCGGCTGTGGGACCCCCAGATAGCGGCCGCGGACTACACGCGCGGGGTGCGGCGCGCCATCGGGGTGCCCGAGCTGGACAGGTACCTCCGGGCCGAGGCGGCGGGTGCGGACCAGGCGGAGAAGGCGCGGCTTCTGGAGGCGGCCGTCGACGAGATCAAGGCCAACAACTGCAAGCTGACGTGCTGCCAGCTGGAGAAGATCCGCCGCCTCGCCTCCCTGTCGGGCTGGAACCTAGTCAGGGTGGACGCCACCGAGGTGTTTCGGAAGAAGGGGGCGGAGGCCGATTCCGCGTGGGCGGCGCAGGTGGTGAGTCCCAGCATCCAGATCGTCTCGAAATTCTTGGAGGCGGAGGCCGACGCCGCGTGGTCGTCGCAGGTGGTGAGTCCCAGGATCGAGATCGTCTCAAAATTCTTGGAGGTGGATGCGGAGGCGGTACAAGACGAGTCCGCTTCGGATCTGGCCGCGCCGGAGGAGGTTGCCGCCTATATGGGTGAGACGGCGGTGGCGGCGATGATCAACGGTCGCGTTGACTTGGTCAAGGTGCCTTCGTCCGTAGTGCAGGTAGTGGGGGCCATATAA